From the Primulina tabacum isolate GXHZ01 chromosome 15, ASM2559414v2, whole genome shotgun sequence genome, one window contains:
- the LOC142527757 gene encoding uncharacterized protein LOC142527757 — protein sequence MDSTNVTSKGKKTDKLRRSWTAPEEEVLIVALKDIISKGYKTENGFRNGYLPLLESAMRNAFKDSDLRGHPHITSKIHVWKKHYGCLTSMLAKSGIGWNDTENMIDATNEAWEAILKVDNSVRALRYKRWPHYKDWCEIFGYDRATGDRVETFSAVVHDVLNMTAHEPIDIEFGMDDFYRPLEGDGESVSVAQTLPSNPSGVSKVRSKKRKQIDDVDNQIVVAINNLADITKETMSNLIKEMSADSKIENAMDNVLFTLGTIPELNSDEKVCVAELLVDNPNKLALFLRLDREGKISLIKRLLNP from the exons ATGGATAGCACAAATGTGACGTCGAAAGGTAAAAAAACAGATAAGTTGCGACGTAGTTGGACAGCACCCGAGGAAGAGGTTCTAATTGTGGCATTGAAAGATATAATAAGTAAAGGATATAAAACGGAGAACGGATTCCGTAATGGGTATTTACCTTTACTGGAATCTGCAATGAGGAATGCATTCAAAGATTCAGATTTACGTGGGCATCCACACATAACTTCGAAGATACACGTGTGGAAGAAACATTATGGATGTTTGACATCAATGCTAGCAAAAAGTGGGATTGGTTGGAATGACACAGAAAACATGATTGACGCTACAAATGAAGCATGGGAAGCGATACTGAAG GTCGACAATAGTGTTCGAGCATTGCGTTACAAGCGGTGGCCACACTACAAAGATTGGTGTGAAATCTTCGGTTATGATAGGGCAACAGGTGATCGAGTGGAGACTTTTTCAGCTGTAGTTCATGATGTCTTAAATATGACTGCGCATGAACCCATTGACATTGAATTTGGCATGGACGACTTTTACCGGCCATTGGAAGGAGATGGTGAATCAGTGTCCGTAGCTCAGACTCTCCCTTCAAATCCAAGTGGAGTTTCAAAGGTGAGGTCGAAGAAACGCAAGCAAATAGACGACGTCGACAAtcaaattgttgttgcaatcaATAATTTAGCAGATATCACGAAGGAAACAATGTCAAACCTCATCAAAGAGATGTCGGCTGACTCGAAAATTGAAAATGCTATGGATAATGTGTTGTTCACATTAGGAACCATTCCGGAATTAAATTCAGACGAGAAAGTGTGTGTGGCGGAGCTACTGGTGGATAACCCCAACAAACTAGCGTTGTTCTTGCGGCTCGATCGGGAAGGAAAGATCAGCTTAATCAAACGCCTACTAAATCCATAA
- the LOC142526191 gene encoding uncharacterized protein LOC142526191, translating into MASMSGCYYLCDNGYANVQGFLTPYRRVPYHRDAWVNRTTAPQNYKELFNWRHSKARNVIERAFGLLKKRWAILRNPSFYPLKTQNRIIMAFILLHNFVRAQMPDNLLDEIEEETLSPMPQNENYFIDDFNSSDAWDM; encoded by the coding sequence ATGGCTTCAATGTCAGGTTGTTACTATTTGTGCGACAACGGGTATGCAAACGTCCAGGGATTCCTGACTCCATATAGAAGAGTACCGTACCATAGGGATGCTTGGGTAAATCGCACAACTGCGCCACAGAATTACAAAGAGCTGTTCAATTGGAGACATAGCAAAGCTAGGAATGTGATCGAAAGAGCTTTTGGCTTGCTTAAGAAAAGATGGGCTATTCTTCGAAATCCTTCTTTCTACCCACTTAAAACTCAGAACAGAATCATAATGGCTTTTATTCTGTTACACAACTTTGTCCGAGCTCAAATGCCGGATAATCTTCTTGATGAGATTGAAGAGGAGACACTAAGCCCAATGCCACAGAATGAGAATTACTTTATAGATGATTTTAATTCGTCCGATGCATGGGATATGTGA